Proteins from a single region of Starkeya sp. ORNL1:
- a CDS encoding acyl-CoA dehydrogenase family protein, producing MTTLASPALIQPGTVRRHAELLARATDLAAVLAERAPHAEELRRLPPENERDLHEAGLYRMLQPLSLGGAELDYTCLITIGSALAAGCASTAWNLTNLASHHWMLAMFPPQAQDRIWGEDRDALIASSFVFPAAKVAKAPGGYVLSGRWPFSSGVDVCQWNMLAGIVREEGGAPDHRIFLLPRSDYEILDTWHVTGLKGTGSQDVVCNEVFVPEAMTVPVAHLKGGVTPGTERHPAPLYRLPVFALFPAILSGVGLGNGEGALNAFVDSTKKRTASYTGARLSELQSTQIRIGAAASKLSHSRRVMIGICEEAMRDAERGHVPDIVTKQAYRRDLAYATNLATAAVDEINTGSGAQALFLAGAQQRRFRDAHAISAHIAFSADMANAAYGRVALGFETDNPVV from the coding sequence ATGACGACCCTCGCCTCCCCCGCCCTCATCCAGCCCGGCACCGTCCGGCGCCACGCCGAATTGCTGGCCCGCGCCACCGATCTCGCCGCCGTCCTCGCGGAGCGCGCCCCGCATGCGGAAGAGTTGCGCCGCCTGCCGCCGGAAAATGAGCGCGACCTGCACGAGGCCGGCCTCTACCGCATGCTGCAGCCCTTGAGCCTCGGCGGCGCCGAACTCGACTATACCTGCCTCATCACCATCGGCTCGGCACTCGCGGCGGGCTGCGCCTCCACCGCCTGGAACCTCACCAATCTCGCCAGCCATCACTGGATGCTGGCGATGTTCCCGCCGCAGGCGCAGGACCGCATCTGGGGCGAGGATCGCGACGCGCTGATCGCCTCCTCCTTCGTCTTCCCCGCCGCCAAGGTGGCGAAGGCACCGGGCGGCTATGTGCTCTCCGGCCGCTGGCCGTTCTCCTCCGGCGTCGATGTCTGCCAGTGGAACATGCTCGCCGGCATCGTGAGGGAAGAGGGCGGAGCGCCCGACCACCGCATCTTCCTGCTGCCGCGCAGCGACTATGAGATCCTCGACACCTGGCACGTCACCGGATTGAAGGGCACCGGCTCGCAGGATGTAGTCTGCAACGAGGTGTTCGTGCCGGAGGCGATGACCGTCCCGGTCGCCCACCTGAAGGGCGGCGTGACACCGGGCACCGAGCGCCATCCCGCCCCGCTCTATCGGCTGCCGGTGTTCGCTCTATTCCCGGCGATCCTCTCCGGCGTCGGGCTCGGCAATGGCGAAGGCGCGCTCAACGCCTTCGTCGATTCCACGAAGAAGCGTACCGCCAGCTATACCGGCGCGCGGCTGTCCGAACTGCAGAGCACGCAGATCCGCATCGGCGCGGCGGCGAGCAAGCTTTCGCATTCGCGGCGCGTCATGATCGGCATATGCGAGGAGGCGATGCGCGATGCCGAGCGCGGCCATGTGCCGGACATCGTCACCAAGCAGGCCTATCGGCGCGACCTTGCCTACGCCACCAATCTCGCCACCGCTGCCGTCGATGAGATCAATACCGGCAGCGGCGCGCAGGCATTGTTCCTCGCGGGCGCGCAGCAGCGCCGCTTCCGCGACGCACATGCTATAAGCGCGCATATTGCTTTCAGCGCCGACATGGCGAACGCTGCCTATGGCCGTGTTGCGCTCGGCTTTGAGACCGACAATCCCGTGGTCTGA
- a CDS encoding VOC family protein, translating to MKATGLNHLSIGARDVDASVRFYAEMFGMEPIPTYNFGFRTQYLRCGNQQVHIFSLPDAATRYQHFAMNVDDFMAVYERARAAGIIDHETFGNGVNEMPDGTVQLYLRDPGGNLVEVDWPDVTTLDTSRIPELKRLADRFEQKGENLQATLYLGRRDDVWGDRV from the coding sequence ATGAAGGCTACCGGCCTGAACCATCTGTCGATCGGCGCCAGGGACGTCGATGCCTCCGTCCGCTTCTATGCCGAGATGTTCGGCATGGAGCCGATCCCGACCTATAATTTCGGCTTCCGCACCCAGTATCTGCGCTGCGGCAACCAGCAGGTGCACATTTTCAGCTTGCCGGACGCGGCGACGCGCTACCAGCATTTCGCGATGAACGTCGATGACTTCATGGCGGTGTATGAGCGCGCCAGGGCCGCCGGCATCATCGACCACGAGACCTTTGGCAATGGCGTCAACGAGATGCCGGACGGCACGGTGCAGCTCTATCTGCGCGATCCCGGCGGCAATCTGGTCGAGGTCGATTGGCCCGATGTCACAACTCTCGACACGTCGCGTATCCCGGAACTGAAGCGCCTCGCCGATCGCTTCGAGCAGAAGGGCGAAAATCTTCAGGCAACTCTCTACCTCGGCCGCCGCGATGATGTCTGGGGAGATCGGGTATGA